In the genome of Hugenholtzia roseola DSM 9546, one region contains:
- the rny gene encoding ribonuclease Y, protein MNEISFISTLLIALLALAVGIWIGRNMLHKVLGSLYQQAQEKAALLEQEALKKGETFLKEKELEAKDHFLKLKSEHQKEMDKKRSLLQAQEEKVKKLEHGFQQNSNRLKQKETQLQKDLEQVGREKERVEQLKEDWLRKNESLIEEQRSFEQLKKEQLSLLERLAKLSQEEAKKQLLESVQQEARTEASAKMHQILSEAQLAATKEAKRIVLTTIQRTATEHTIENCISIFHLESDDVKGKIIGREGRNIRTLEAATGVEIIVDDTPEAITISGFDPVRREVARLSLQRLVADGRIHPARIEEVVAKTSEQLEEQILELGERAVIELGIHGLHIELIKLVGRMRFRSSYAQNLLQHSKEVARLCATMAAEMGLNAKLAKRAGLLHDIGKVYTDDPEKQHALLGMELAKRYGEHPEVCNAIGAHHGEIEMTSLISPIVQACDAISGSRPGARRETTDSYLKRLHDLEKLATSYQGVNKCYAMQAGRELRVLVDAENVSDERAQAISYDISNRIEKEMQYPGQIKVTVIREKRAVSFAK, encoded by the coding sequence ATGAACGAAATATCATTTATTAGCACGCTGCTCATCGCGCTCCTTGCCTTAGCCGTAGGCATTTGGATTGGGCGCAATATGCTGCACAAAGTCTTAGGCTCGCTCTATCAGCAGGCACAGGAGAAAGCCGCCCTTTTGGAGCAGGAGGCTCTCAAAAAAGGCGAAACGTTTTTAAAAGAGAAAGAATTAGAGGCAAAAGACCATTTTTTGAAGCTCAAAAGTGAGCATCAGAAAGAAATGGATAAAAAGCGCAGTTTATTACAAGCCCAAGAGGAAAAAGTTAAGAAACTCGAACATGGGTTTCAGCAAAATTCCAACCGCTTAAAACAAAAGGAAACGCAGTTGCAAAAGGATTTGGAGCAGGTAGGGCGCGAAAAAGAGCGCGTAGAGCAGCTCAAAGAAGATTGGCTTCGCAAAAATGAAAGCCTGATAGAAGAGCAGCGCAGTTTCGAGCAACTCAAAAAAGAGCAACTTTCTCTTTTGGAGCGTTTGGCAAAACTTTCGCAGGAAGAAGCCAAAAAACAACTTTTAGAGTCGGTACAACAAGAAGCGCGTACCGAAGCCTCCGCCAAGATGCACCAAATTTTGAGTGAGGCACAATTAGCCGCTACCAAAGAGGCAAAGCGTATCGTCCTGACGACTATTCAGCGCACCGCCACCGAGCATACGATTGAAAATTGTATCTCTATTTTTCATTTGGAGAGCGATGATGTAAAAGGAAAAATTATCGGACGCGAGGGGCGCAATATCCGCACCTTAGAAGCTGCCACAGGCGTAGAGATTATCGTCGATGACACGCCAGAGGCGATTACCATTTCAGGCTTCGACCCTGTAAGGCGCGAAGTGGCGCGACTTTCCTTGCAGCGTTTGGTTGCAGATGGCAGGATTCACCCTGCACGCATAGAGGAGGTTGTCGCCAAGACCAGCGAGCAGCTCGAAGAGCAGATTTTGGAGTTGGGGGAGCGTGCAGTCATCGAGTTGGGCATACATGGCTTGCACATCGAGCTTATTAAGTTGGTAGGACGCATGCGTTTTCGCTCGTCGTATGCGCAAAATCTTTTGCAACATTCGAAAGAAGTGGCACGCCTTTGTGCGACCATGGCGGCAGAGATGGGCTTAAATGCCAAACTTGCCAAACGCGCAGGGCTTTTACACGACATCGGAAAAGTCTATACCGACGACCCCGAAAAGCAGCACGCCCTCTTGGGCATGGAACTTGCCAAACGCTACGGCGAGCATCCCGAAGTGTGCAATGCTATTGGTGCGCATCATGGCGAAATTGAAATGACCTCTCTTATTTCGCCTATTGTCCAAGCCTGCGACGCGATTTCAGGCTCACGCCCTGGGGCAAGGCGCGAAACGACCGACTCTTATTTGAAGCGTTTGCACGATTTGGAAAAATTAGCTACCAGCTATCAGGGCGTGAACAAGTGCTACGCCATGCAAGCAGGGCGCGAGTTGCGCGTATTAGTAGATGCCGAAAATGTATCTGACGAAAGGGCGCAAGCCATCTCCTACGACATCTCAAATCGCATAGAAAAGGAGATGCAATATCCGGGTCAAATCAAGGTTACGGTGATTCGCGAAAAACGCGCCGTAAGTTTTGCCAAATAA
- a CDS encoding vWA domain-containing protein, translating to MQKPYFSLALLLAIFALFSGCQNGTYSRSEQKAEVAEYQVAPTMAYEEMPAKLAEPKDAVVEMPQENTNEFTQIVDNKFVKVGDEALSTFSIDVDNASYALMRNAIENGILPQKDRIRIEELVNYFEYDYPNPKGEHPFSISTEITDAPWNSKHKLVHIGLQGKQVDYENLAPSNLVFLIDASGSMQDENKLPLLKSSLKLLLDQLSEKDRVAIVVYASAAGEILPSTPASEKDKILSALDNLEAGGSTAGGAGIQLAYKIAKENFIAGGNNRVILCTDGDFNVGVSSAEDLVSLIEQKRDDHIFLTLCGFGMGNYKDRQMEALSNAGNGNYYYIDNVQEAKKVFVRQMRGTLFTIAKDVKVQVEFNPAQVQAYRLIGYENRMLNKEDFNDDKKDAGELGAGHSVTALYEIIPVGVKSEFLPSVDDLKYQKNEKSTYTAAAASDEILNLKLRYKKPKEDTSKLIVQPLLNKSVALSEASENLRFAASVAELGLILRDSPYKAQANYAQVLDLAKNALGKDSQGDRAEFVKLAESCMMLAK from the coding sequence ATGCAGAAACCTTATTTTTCCCTTGCCCTACTTTTGGCTATTTTCGCCCTTTTTAGTGGCTGCCAAAATGGAACATATAGCCGTTCTGAACAGAAAGCAGAAGTTGCCGAGTATCAAGTCGCTCCCACGATGGCTTACGAAGAAATGCCCGCCAAACTTGCCGAGCCAAAAGATGCAGTAGTGGAGATGCCACAAGAAAACACAAATGAATTTACACAAATTGTAGATAATAAGTTTGTAAAAGTAGGCGATGAAGCACTTTCCACTTTTTCCATAGATGTAGATAACGCTTCCTACGCCTTGATGCGCAATGCCATCGAAAACGGCATCTTGCCCCAAAAAGATAGAATCCGTATCGAAGAATTAGTCAATTACTTTGAGTACGATTATCCCAATCCGAAGGGTGAGCATCCTTTTTCTATTAGCACCGAAATTACAGACGCGCCTTGGAATAGCAAGCACAAATTGGTGCATATCGGCTTACAGGGCAAGCAGGTAGATTATGAAAACCTTGCGCCTTCCAACTTGGTCTTCCTTATTGATGCTTCTGGTTCGATGCAAGATGAAAACAAACTGCCTTTGCTCAAATCTTCCCTCAAACTTCTTTTAGACCAACTTTCCGAAAAAGACCGCGTCGCGATTGTGGTCTATGCAAGTGCGGCAGGTGAAATTTTACCTTCTACTCCAGCCTCTGAAAAGGATAAAATCCTAAGCGCACTCGATAATTTAGAAGCAGGGGGCAGCACCGCAGGCGGCGCAGGTATCCAACTTGCCTATAAAATTGCCAAAGAAAACTTTATCGCTGGTGGCAATAATCGCGTTATCCTTTGCACTGACGGCGATTTCAATGTAGGGGTGAGTTCGGCAGAGGATTTGGTAAGCCTTATCGAGCAGAAGCGCGACGACCATATTTTCCTGACGCTTTGTGGCTTCGGCATGGGCAATTACAAAGACCGCCAAATGGAGGCTTTGAGCAATGCAGGAAACGGAAATTACTATTACATCGATAACGTGCAGGAAGCCAAAAAAGTCTTTGTACGCCAAATGCGTGGCACGCTCTTTACCATTGCCAAAGATGTCAAGGTGCAGGTAGAATTTAATCCTGCCCAAGTGCAAGCCTACCGTTTGATTGGATACGAAAATCGTATGCTCAATAAAGAAGATTTCAACGACGACAAAAAAGATGCAGGCGAATTGGGCGCAGGACATTCCGTAACGGCTCTGTATGAAATCATACCCGTAGGCGTGAAAAGCGAGTTTCTGCCTTCGGTAGATGACCTCAAATACCAGAAAAACGAAAAAAGCACTTATACCGCCGCTGCCGCTTCCGACGAGATTCTAAACCTCAAACTTCGCTACAAAAAGCCCAAAGAGGATACCTCCAAACTTATCGTGCAGCCACTTTTGAATAAGTCGGTAGCCCTATCGGAAGCCTCTGAAAACTTGCGTTTTGCCGCTTCGGTGGCTGAATTAGGTCTAATTTTGAGAGATTCGCCCTATAAAGCGCAAGCCAACTATGCACAGGTTTTGGATTTGGCAAAAAATGCCTTAGGCAAAGACAGTCAGGGCGATAGAGCAGAATTTGTGAAATTGGCAGAAAGCTGCATGATGCTGGCAAAATAA
- a CDS encoding glycosyltransferase family 9 protein, whose amino-acid sequence MPKILILRFSSIGDIVLTTPVVRTLKTQLDEIELHYATKPQFANIVAQNPYIDKIYTLEPKKTNDLIKKLKQEKYDYVIDLHHNQRTYYIKWRLGVKSYAFPKLNWQKWFFVNFKKNYLPNVHIVDRYMQTVAPLGIKMDNLGLDFFIAEEDEFELQWLPEAYKKGFVVYALGGTHATKRLPLNRMIELCDKINKPIILLGGKEDYEIAQQLYDFFEKDQASDLDKAFEKLNKKARIFNLCGKLNLGQSASLVKQAQVVFTHDTGLMHIAAAFRKKIYSIWGSTSPHFGMYPYRTSFVVFENNQLSCRPCSKIGYAKCPKGHFKCMNEVVFDFWLP is encoded by the coding sequence ATGCCCAAAATCCTCATCTTGCGTTTCTCCTCTATCGGCGATATTGTCTTGACTACGCCCGTTGTGCGCACACTCAAAACGCAGCTCGATGAAATTGAGTTGCATTATGCTACCAAGCCGCAATTTGCCAACATTGTAGCGCAAAATCCTTACATAGATAAAATTTATACCTTAGAGCCTAAAAAGACAAACGATTTAATAAAAAAATTAAAACAAGAGAAGTACGATTACGTCATCGACCTGCATCATAACCAGCGCACTTATTATATCAAATGGCGGCTGGGCGTTAAAAGCTATGCTTTTCCTAAGTTGAATTGGCAGAAATGGTTTTTTGTCAATTTCAAGAAAAACTACCTGCCCAACGTGCATATCGTAGATAGGTACATGCAGACGGTTGCGCCTTTGGGGATTAAGATGGATAATTTGGGGTTGGATTTTTTTATTGCCGAAGAAGACGAATTTGAACTGCAATGGCTACCAGAAGCCTACAAAAAGGGCTTTGTGGTGTATGCCTTGGGCGGCACACATGCCACAAAAAGGCTGCCTTTGAACCGAATGATAGAGCTATGCGATAAAATAAACAAACCTATTATTTTATTAGGCGGAAAAGAAGATTATGAAATTGCGCAGCAGCTTTATGATTTTTTTGAGAAAGACCAAGCGTCAGATTTGGATAAGGCTTTTGAAAAGCTCAATAAAAAGGCGCGTATTTTCAATCTTTGTGGCAAGCTAAATTTGGGGCAGTCGGCTTCTTTGGTAAAACAAGCGCAGGTGGTTTTTACGCACGATACAGGGCTTATGCACATTGCGGCGGCTTTTCGCAAGAAAATTTACTCGATATGGGGTAGCACCTCGCCACATTTTGGTATGTATCCCTACCGCACCTCTTTTGTCGTCTTTGAAAACAACCAACTTTCCTGCCGCCCTTGCTCTAAAATTGGCTATGCGAAGTGTCCCAAAGGGCATTTTAAGTGTATGAACGAGGTAGTCTTCGACTTTTGGCTACCTTAG
- a CDS encoding NAD(P)/FAD-dependent oxidoreductase, producing MSKKIVIIGGGAAGFFAAQLHKTWFPAHQVLILEQSAQVLKKVKISGGGRCNVTHACFDVNKLVQFYPRGGDFLKEPFQTFQPKDMVKWLAQKGVPTKTEADGRMFPRSNQSQTIVDCLYKGAIEAGVELHLQMPVQGLVQKDKKWEILLKNGKNITADKVLISAGSSPAVWKWLAPLGVEIVPPVPSLFTFEIQDARLEGLAGIALEKARAEIPQTDLAEEGALLITHWGLSAPAILRLSAWGARQLAEKNYQFELKVNWSGESPDKVLTELKEKRDLWNKKAVAANPLYGLPARLWKSLMAFLEIDEKLKWAQISKKDLAALHQELTSATFQVKGKSTFKDEFVTAGGVALHQISNRTLAHKTLPSLYFAGEVLDIDAITGGFNFQAAWTTAFLAARAMGESC from the coding sequence ATGTCTAAAAAAATTGTCATCATCGGCGGCGGCGCAGCGGGTTTTTTTGCGGCGCAATTACACAAAACATGGTTTCCTGCCCATCAGGTCTTGATTTTGGAGCAAAGTGCGCAGGTCTTGAAAAAGGTCAAGATTTCTGGCGGAGGGCGTTGTAATGTAACACACGCCTGTTTTGATGTCAATAAATTGGTGCAGTTTTATCCACGTGGGGGCGATTTTTTGAAAGAACCTTTCCAAACCTTTCAGCCCAAAGATATGGTAAAATGGCTCGCACAGAAAGGCGTTCCTACCAAAACCGAAGCCGACGGACGCATGTTTCCACGCTCGAATCAGTCGCAGACGATAGTAGATTGCCTATACAAAGGAGCGATAGAAGCAGGCGTAGAACTGCACCTACAAATGCCTGTGCAAGGTTTGGTGCAAAAAGATAAAAAATGGGAAATTTTATTGAAAAATGGCAAAAACATAACAGCCGATAAGGTGCTAATAAGTGCAGGCAGCAGCCCTGCCGTTTGGAAGTGGTTAGCTCCTTTGGGCGTTGAAATTGTGCCACCTGTGCCGTCGCTTTTCACCTTCGAAATCCAAGATGCGCGTTTGGAAGGTTTGGCTGGTATCGCCCTCGAAAAGGCAAGGGCAGAAATTCCCCAAACAGACTTAGCCGAGGAAGGTGCGTTGCTCATCACGCATTGGGGGCTTTCTGCACCTGCTATCTTGCGTCTTTCGGCTTGGGGAGCGCGTCAGTTGGCAGAAAAAAATTATCAATTTGAGCTAAAAGTTAATTGGAGTGGCGAATCGCCCGATAAAGTTCTGACCGAACTCAAAGAGAAACGCGACCTTTGGAACAAAAAAGCCGTAGCTGCTAATCCGCTTTATGGGCTACCTGCCCGTCTTTGGAAAAGCCTGATGGCGTTTTTAGAAATAGACGAAAAACTCAAATGGGCGCAAATCTCTAAAAAAGATTTAGCTGCTTTGCACCAAGAACTTACATCTGCCACTTTTCAGGTGAAAGGCAAAAGTACCTTCAAAGATGAATTTGTTACGGCAGGTGGAGTGGCGTTGCACCAAATCTCGAACCGTACTTTGGCACATAAAACCCTGCCCTCGCTCTACTTTGCAGGGGAGGTCTTGGATATAGATGCCATTACGGGCGGCTTCAACTTTCAAGCCGCTTGGACGACGGCATTTTTGGCGGCACGCGCTATGGGGGAATCGTGTTAA
- the rocF gene encoding arginase: MDSFNFIKLVQVKSELGAGTRGASLGIDALKTACLDKGSDYFARFDSIEVKIENDSLFKKNVFPYAKYIDAVYKVLWRVSSATREVLDDDYFPIVLAGDHSTAAGTIAGVKAAYTDKRIGAIWVDAHADLHSPYTSPSGNMHGMPLAIATALDNKEFQRNHPHPETVRYWNKLKNMGGKGANISPSDIVFIAMRDLEEEELALIDKYQIKNFPVSEIERLGVEKVVAAALEQLKDCDYIYVSFDVDSIDSRLSEGTGTPVENGLSFEQAREINRLLVRSPKVCCWEMVEVNPTLDTENMMAEYAFDILEVVTQEIQTSRQVQLDDLSQKHNFEAENLEGYYRRIFKNKRLAAF, encoded by the coding sequence ATGGATTCCTTTAATTTTATTAAATTAGTACAGGTAAAGTCTGAATTAGGTGCAGGCACACGCGGCGCAAGTTTGGGCATCGACGCGCTCAAAACTGCTTGTTTAGACAAAGGAAGCGACTACTTTGCCCGCTTCGATTCTATCGAAGTAAAGATAGAAAATGATAGCCTTTTCAAAAAGAATGTCTTTCCCTATGCCAAATACATCGATGCGGTCTATAAAGTGCTTTGGCGCGTGAGCAGTGCCACACGCGAAGTTTTAGACGACGATTATTTTCCTATCGTCTTGGCAGGCGACCACTCCACTGCCGCAGGCACGATAGCAGGCGTAAAAGCCGCCTACACCGACAAGCGCATTGGTGCAATTTGGGTAGATGCCCATGCCGACTTGCACTCGCCCTACACCAGTCCTTCGGGCAATATGCATGGCATGCCCTTAGCCATTGCCACAGCCTTAGACAACAAAGAATTTCAACGCAACCACCCTCACCCCGAAACCGTCAGGTATTGGAACAAACTCAAAAATATGGGGGGCAAAGGGGCAAATATTTCACCTTCCGACATCGTATTTATCGCCATGCGCGACTTAGAGGAAGAGGAGTTGGCTTTGATAGATAAATATCAAATCAAAAATTTCCCTGTTTCTGAAATAGAACGCTTGGGCGTAGAAAAGGTAGTGGCGGCTGCCTTAGAGCAGTTGAAAGATTGCGATTATATTTATGTTTCTTTTGATGTGGATAGCATCGACTCGCGCCTTTCCGAAGGCACAGGTACGCCTGTGGAAAACGGACTTTCTTTTGAGCAGGCGCGTGAAATCAATCGCCTTTTGGTGCGTTCGCCCAAAGTTTGTTGTTGGGAAATGGTAGAGGTAAATCCTACCCTCGATACCGAAAATATGATGGCAGAGTATGCCTTCGATATTTTGGAGGTCGTAACCCAAGAAATTCAGACTTCGCGCCAAGTCCAGCTCGATGATTTGAGCCAAAAACACAACTTTGAGGCAGAAAATTTGGAGGGCTATTATAGGCGTATCTTCAAAAATAAAAGATTAGCCGCTTTTTAG
- a CDS encoding YeiH family protein, whose amino-acid sequence MRTLQQSPFGQTPKGEFWVRTLFFVALLLLILALFFTKLNSGVALFLGFVFVLTIGNPFPKKTANFAKMLLKISVVGLGFGLNAEQALAAGREGFGLTLLSIFLTLFLGLLLGKWLKVEFNLTYLLSAGTAICGGSAIAAISPLLAAKEQEISVAMGVVFLLNALALFIFPFIGHYLEFSEPTFGLWAAIAIHDTSSVVGAASSYGQQALQVATTVKLMRALWIIPLSFLTLAIVARRKKEGDMPKKAFQIDVPYFIGFFVLAILLNSYHSYFLPDAMQPFFAESSQIVLGLAKKALALTLFLIGLNLSYDKIKAVGFRPLLLALLLWLIISVGAAWFLQVTNSL is encoded by the coding sequence ATGCGCACACTTCAACAATCCCCTTTCGGACAAACGCCGAAGGGCGAGTTTTGGGTCAGAACCCTATTTTTTGTAGCCTTACTGCTGCTGATTTTGGCTCTCTTTTTCACCAAATTAAATAGTGGTGTCGCGCTTTTTTTAGGTTTCGTCTTTGTGCTTACTATCGGCAATCCTTTTCCGAAGAAAACGGCAAATTTTGCCAAAATGCTGCTCAAAATTTCGGTTGTGGGCTTGGGCTTTGGGTTAAATGCAGAGCAAGCCCTTGCTGCGGGGCGCGAAGGTTTTGGGCTTACGCTGCTTTCTATCTTTCTGACCCTTTTCTTAGGGCTTTTGTTGGGAAAGTGGCTCAAAGTAGAATTTAACCTCACCTACCTATTGAGCGCAGGCACTGCCATTTGTGGCGGAAGTGCCATTGCTGCCATTTCCCCTTTGTTGGCGGCAAAAGAACAGGAGATTTCTGTCGCAATGGGCGTTGTTTTTTTATTAAATGCCTTAGCACTTTTTATCTTCCCCTTTATTGGACATTACCTCGAATTTTCAGAGCCTACCTTTGGGCTTTGGGCAGCCATTGCGATACACGATACTAGCTCGGTAGTGGGGGCGGCTTCTTCTTATGGGCAGCAAGCCCTACAAGTGGCGACAACCGTCAAATTGATGCGTGCTTTGTGGATTATTCCACTTTCTTTCCTAACCTTAGCAATCGTAGCAAGGCGCAAAAAAGAGGGCGATATGCCCAAAAAGGCGTTTCAAATTGATGTGCCTTATTTTATAGGTTTCTTTGTCCTTGCTATTTTATTGAATAGTTATCATTCTTATTTTCTGCCTGATGCCATGCAGCCCTTTTTTGCAGAAAGTAGCCAAATCGTGTTGGGGCTTGCCAAAAAAGCCCTTGCCCTGACGCTTTTTCTGATAGGATTAAATCTTTCTTACGACAAGATAAAAGCCGTAGGGTTTCGCCCCTTGTTGTTGGCTCTCTTGTTGTGGCTGATAATTAGTGTGGGAGCTGCTTGGTTTTTGCAAGTTACGAATAGTCTATGA
- the atpC gene encoding ATP synthase F1 subunit epsilon yields MQVEVITPDDKVFTGTAQGVKVPGSKGSFEVLQGHSALVSSLEKGKVRIRNGNQDIFVQIDGGVIEVQNNQVVILAEKATVA; encoded by the coding sequence ATGCAAGTTGAAGTCATCACTCCCGACGATAAAGTATTCACAGGAACGGCGCAAGGCGTGAAAGTTCCCGGCAGCAAAGGCTCTTTCGAGGTCTTGCAGGGACACTCCGCTTTGGTTAGCTCCTTAGAAAAAGGCAAAGTACGCATCAGAAATGGCAATCAAGATATTTTTGTACAAATTGATGGTGGAGTCATCGAGGTGCAAAATAATCAAGTCGTTATCTTAGCCGAAAAAGCGACGGTGGCGTAG
- the atpD gene encoding F0F1 ATP synthase subunit beta, with amino-acid sequence MANTGKIVQVIGPVVDVSFEDGALPNILDALLVKKEDGTELVLECQQHLGEDRVRTISMDSTEGLTRGMPVHNTAQAISVPIGEEILGRLFNVVGEAIDGIGTVKTGKSLPIHRPAPAFEDLSTSTEVLYTGIKVIDLLEPYAKGGKIGLFGGAGVGKTVLIQELINNIAKAYSGLSVFAGVGERTREGNDLLREMIESGIVTYGKDFLHSMEEGGWDVDKVDLKAVKESKATFVFGQMNEPPGARARVALTGLTIAEYFRDGDGEGKGKDILFFVDNIFRFTQAGSEVSALLGRMPSAVGYQPTLATEMGAMQERITSTKRGSITSVQAVYVPADDLTDPAPATTFAHLDATTVLSRKISELGIYPAVDPLDSTSRILDPAVIGDEHYNTAQRVKNLLQRYNELQDIIAILGMDELSEEDKLVVARARRVQRFLSQPFHVAEQFTGIKGELVDIKDCIRGFNMIMDGELDKYPEKAFLLKGKIEDVIEAGERLLKEAN; translated from the coding sequence ATGGCAAATACAGGTAAAATTGTACAAGTAATCGGTCCTGTGGTGGACGTAAGCTTCGAAGACGGCGCACTCCCTAATATCTTAGATGCGCTCCTTGTCAAGAAAGAAGACGGCACCGAATTGGTTTTGGAGTGTCAGCAGCACTTAGGCGAAGACCGCGTCCGCACTATCTCTATGGACAGTACAGAGGGTCTTACCCGCGGTATGCCCGTCCATAACACTGCACAAGCGATTTCTGTGCCTATCGGCGAAGAAATATTGGGTCGCCTTTTCAATGTAGTAGGCGAAGCCATCGACGGTATCGGAACAGTCAAGACTGGAAAGTCCCTCCCTATTCACCGCCCTGCGCCTGCTTTTGAAGACCTCTCTACCTCTACCGAAGTGCTTTATACTGGTATTAAGGTCATCGACCTTTTAGAGCCGTATGCAAAAGGTGGTAAAATCGGTCTTTTCGGTGGTGCTGGGGTAGGAAAAACCGTCTTGATTCAGGAACTTATCAATAATATCGCAAAAGCCTATTCGGGGCTTTCTGTATTCGCTGGCGTAGGCGAGCGCACACGTGAAGGAAACGACTTATTGCGCGAAATGATTGAGTCGGGTATCGTTACCTATGGCAAAGACTTTTTGCACTCTATGGAAGAAGGCGGCTGGGACGTAGATAAAGTAGACCTCAAAGCCGTAAAAGAATCTAAGGCTACCTTCGTTTTCGGTCAGATGAACGAACCTCCGGGCGCACGCGCACGTGTAGCCTTGACAGGACTTACCATTGCCGAATATTTCCGCGACGGCGACGGCGAGGGCAAAGGCAAGGATATTCTTTTCTTCGTAGATAACATCTTCCGCTTTACCCAAGCAGGTTCAGAAGTATCTGCCCTCTTAGGGCGTATGCCTTCTGCCGTAGGTTATCAGCCTACTTTGGCTACCGAAATGGGTGCGATGCAGGAGCGTATTACTTCTACAAAGCGTGGTTCTATCACTTCGGTACAAGCCGTTTATGTACCTGCCGACGACCTTACTGACCCTGCGCCTGCTACCACTTTTGCCCACTTAGACGCAACGACGGTACTTTCGCGCAAAATTTCAGAGTTGGGTATCTATCCTGCCGTAGACCCCTTAGACTCTACTTCGCGTATCCTCGACCCTGCCGTTATCGGCGACGAACACTACAATACTGCCCAGCGCGTGAAAAATCTCTTGCAGCGTTACAACGAATTGCAGGACATTATCGCCATCTTGGGTATGGACGAACTTTCGGAAGAAGACAAACTTGTCGTAGCACGTGCGCGACGCGTACAGCGTTTTCTTTCACAGCCTTTCCACGTTGCCGAACAATTTACAGGCATCAAGGGCGAATTAGTAGATATCAAAGACTGTATTCGTGGCTTTAATATGATTATGGACGGCGAATTGGATAAATATCCTGAAAAAGCCTTCCTTTTGAAGGGCAAAATCGAAGACGTTATCGAAGCGGGTGAGCGTCTTTTGAAAGAGGCGAACTAA
- a CDS encoding DUF4190 domain-containing protein, whose protein sequence is MPIASFQKPFSRLMAAFFLCFLMVFSFGLDAASNAKAEIASSDKKTEKNQTLDPKNRQALFLENSAKNALQKQKISNFERILQKKIAQKIAKQVEKKKAKNHKKAQKNATTTPHSDYEPTSLISFGLSLVGIICLLLAFGGSPFLFFPMAIFGLAGMIVGYVSLGERKRSGSKGLGFSILGIILGKIAFLAALLIVAVLLSFAFGW, encoded by the coding sequence ATGCCTATTGCATCTTTTCAAAAGCCTTTTTCGCGCCTTATGGCAGCGTTTTTTCTTTGTTTCCTGATGGTCTTTTCCTTCGGACTTGATGCCGCTTCAAATGCAAAGGCAGAAATAGCGAGTTCAGACAAAAAGACAGAAAAAAATCAGACCTTAGACCCAAAAAATAGACAAGCACTTTTTTTAGAAAATAGCGCAAAAAACGCCCTTCAAAAACAAAAAATAAGCAACTTTGAAAGGATACTACAAAAGAAAATAGCGCAAAAAATTGCCAAACAAGTTGAAAAAAAGAAAGCAAAAAATCATAAAAAGGCACAAAAAAACGCCACCACTACCCCCCATTCCGATTACGAACCGACAAGCCTTATTAGCTTCGGACTAAGCCTTGTCGGAATTATCTGCCTGCTGCTTGCTTTTGGGGGAAGTCCTTTTCTATTTTTTCCGATGGCAATTTTTGGCTTGGCGGGCATGATAGTGGGTTACGTAAGCTTGGGCGAGCGCAAGCGTAGCGGCAGCAAAGGTTTGGGTTTTTCCATTTTGGGAATCATTTTGGGCAAGATAGCCTTCCTTGCAGCCCTACTTATTGTGGCAGTTCTGCTTTCTTTTGCCTTTGGCTGGTAA
- a CDS encoding GNAT family N-acetyltransferase codes for MRVFQIQTPEDLEAAFEIRRVVFVEEQGVAPSEEYDEYETEAQHYLAYSKGKAIGTARWRFTEKGIKLERFAVLRAYRTQGTGTALLKYMLTDILRRLGSGRYLYLHAQLSAMGLYDKFGFEAVGDMFEECKILHYKMELILNELPQVE; via the coding sequence ATGCGTGTTTTTCAAATTCAAACGCCCGAAGACTTAGAGGCAGCTTTCGAGATACGTAGAGTCGTCTTTGTGGAAGAACAAGGCGTAGCACCTTCCGAAGAGTATGATGAATACGAAACCGAAGCGCAACACTATTTAGCCTATTCCAAAGGAAAGGCTATCGGTACGGCGCGATGGCGTTTTACCGAAAAGGGCATCAAATTGGAGCGTTTCGCCGTCTTGCGGGCTTATCGCACACAAGGCACAGGTACGGCACTGCTCAAATACATGCTCACCGACATCTTGCGTAGGCTGGGCAGCGGACGCTATTTGTACCTTCATGCCCAACTTTCGGCAATGGGCTTGTACGATAAGTTTGGCTTCGAAGCCGTTGGCGATATGTTTGAAGAATGTAAAATTCTGCACTATAAAATGGAACTAATCCTTAATGAATTGCCGCAGGTGGAATAA